From Actinopolymorpha cephalotaxi, one genomic window encodes:
- a CDS encoding AAA domain-containing protein has translation MIDPHREIVLIRASETGPFEDKTWEVSGYERQASRFVITFKNNRKPYTYRLGRVRILRDPRRMVIPDEAKVEVSGSIWQGATEVVTFTDADESRSRVFYRKQNGENYRTYPASQVRILTSATHASDAADVLNYWRSVAFSLGDDDPLRQPYDELGFVHPDSALSTFLVAAPIKSRPPAAAPIFPFRCNLSQRQAVENGLTNSISVIEGPPGTGKTETILNLIANIIAVRHETVGVVSFGNAAVDNVREKLDELGFGHMIANLGRRGKRAVFFTGQLSRNSQVRQFVASAPDPPDPERLADVDGRLRRLQDAERSRAELRQLLDAYSLEWRHFEQHLMRDEVPQLTGRSLLRRSSDRILDYLVDSEMERAGVRPGLVRRIRKYFRYGSLRDLDPDDTRVVLRLQQAFYNKRISELQIEVERVESQLRRGNFNKLADDQQKLSIQMLHAELGARYRNLACTTYNEETYKLGTKFSEFAEDYPLLLSTCHSLRRSMAPGYLLDYLIIDESSQVDVVLAGLAMSACRNLIVVGDQKQLSPIPSEVPTRLVPPSPAYDCKNNLLASLSELYGDRLPRVLLREHYRCDPSIIGFCNEKFYEGKLIPYTMSGRKRPMIVVRTVEGNHMRQHRGGGRSNQREIDVIASEVIPTVCPGVESTNIGVTTPYRLQASKASDVLDQSEADTIHRFQGRQKEVVIFTTVLDETWRGRTGLSFVDDPRMINVAVSRAVQQFILVTNKDMLPASRHISDLVGYIRYHNPGEEVVDSAVISMFDLLYGEYSERLRPLAARLRKELKYKSEDIIWTGLHDILAEPLYMHLTARSQVLLRNLLPDVSRLNPEQQAYVQHRASVDFVVFNRVTKQSLLAIEVDGFAFHENNPDQLRRDALKNDILGIYQMPLLRLPTTGSGEDQRIREALNNAEEHGARLSML, from the coding sequence GTGATCGATCCACACCGTGAGATCGTGTTGATTCGAGCAAGCGAGACAGGACCGTTCGAGGATAAGACGTGGGAGGTTTCCGGCTACGAGCGGCAGGCCTCGCGGTTCGTCATAACCTTCAAGAACAACCGCAAGCCCTACACGTACAGGCTGGGTCGCGTACGGATCCTCCGCGATCCCCGACGTATGGTGATCCCGGATGAAGCCAAGGTCGAGGTTAGCGGCAGCATCTGGCAAGGCGCGACTGAGGTCGTGACCTTCACTGACGCCGATGAGTCACGGTCGCGGGTCTTTTACCGGAAGCAGAACGGTGAAAACTACCGGACGTATCCGGCCTCGCAGGTCAGAATCCTTACCTCGGCAACCCACGCTTCGGACGCGGCCGACGTGCTGAACTACTGGCGGTCTGTCGCTTTTAGTCTCGGCGACGACGATCCGCTCAGGCAGCCATACGATGAACTCGGCTTCGTCCACCCTGACAGCGCCCTCAGTACTTTCCTTGTCGCCGCACCGATCAAGTCCCGGCCTCCGGCTGCCGCCCCCATCTTCCCGTTCCGCTGCAACCTGAGTCAGCGCCAAGCGGTGGAGAATGGCCTCACCAATTCCATCTCGGTCATTGAGGGACCACCTGGTACTGGCAAGACCGAAACAATCCTGAACCTGATCGCCAATATCATCGCAGTCCGGCACGAGACCGTTGGCGTGGTCTCGTTCGGCAATGCCGCCGTCGACAATGTACGGGAAAAGCTCGATGAACTCGGCTTTGGACATATGATCGCCAATCTCGGCCGTCGAGGCAAGCGAGCAGTATTCTTTACCGGACAACTGAGCCGCAACAGTCAGGTCAGGCAGTTCGTTGCCAGTGCCCCGGACCCGCCAGACCCTGAACGGTTGGCCGATGTGGATGGACGACTGCGCCGGCTCCAGGACGCCGAACGCAGCCGAGCCGAGCTGCGTCAGTTGCTCGACGCCTACTCATTGGAGTGGCGGCACTTCGAACAGCACCTCATGCGTGATGAGGTCCCCCAGTTGACGGGGCGTTCGCTGCTACGCCGCTCATCCGATCGGATTCTCGATTACCTAGTCGACAGCGAAATGGAACGCGCCGGTGTACGCCCGGGCCTGGTGCGGCGGATCCGAAAGTACTTCCGGTATGGATCCTTGCGCGACCTCGACCCTGATGACACTAGAGTGGTGCTCCGGCTGCAGCAGGCGTTCTACAACAAGCGAATTTCCGAGCTTCAGATAGAAGTTGAACGGGTCGAGAGCCAACTTCGGCGAGGCAACTTCAATAAGCTAGCTGATGATCAACAGAAACTTTCGATCCAGATGTTACATGCCGAGCTCGGAGCTCGATACCGAAACCTGGCCTGCACAACGTATAACGAGGAGACGTACAAACTGGGCACGAAATTTAGCGAATTTGCCGAGGACTATCCGCTTCTGCTGAGCACCTGTCATTCATTGCGGCGCAGCATGGCGCCCGGATACCTGCTCGATTACCTCATCATCGATGAGTCTTCGCAGGTTGACGTCGTGCTGGCAGGGCTAGCGATGTCAGCTTGCCGGAACCTCATCGTGGTTGGCGACCAGAAACAACTGTCACCCATTCCATCCGAGGTGCCAACCCGGCTCGTCCCACCGAGTCCTGCGTATGACTGTAAGAACAACCTCTTAGCTTCCCTGTCGGAGCTGTACGGTGACCGTCTCCCGAGAGTTCTATTACGCGAGCATTACCGGTGTGATCCATCGATCATCGGGTTCTGCAACGAGAAATTCTATGAAGGCAAACTCATTCCGTATACGATGAGCGGCCGCAAGCGGCCGATGATCGTGGTGCGCACGGTCGAGGGTAACCACATGCGCCAGCACCGTGGCGGAGGACGCTCGAACCAACGTGAGATCGATGTTATCGCCAGCGAAGTAATCCCGACGGTTTGCCCTGGCGTTGAATCCACCAATATCGGCGTCACGACGCCATACCGGCTGCAGGCCAGCAAGGCATCCGATGTGCTCGACCAGAGTGAGGCCGATACTATACACAGGTTCCAGGGCCGACAGAAGGAGGTAGTCATCTTTACCACGGTTCTGGATGAGACATGGCGTGGAAGAACTGGACTTTCTTTCGTTGACGACCCACGGATGATCAACGTAGCGGTGTCGCGAGCAGTTCAGCAGTTCATACTAGTAACGAACAAAGATATGCTGCCCGCTAGCCGCCACATCAGTGATCTGGTCGGTTATATTCGCTACCACAACCCCGGCGAGGAGGTCGTGGACAGCGCGGTGATTTCAATGTTCGACCTGCTCTACGGAGAATATTCGGAACGGCTACGACCATTGGCGGCACGGTTGAGGAAGGAGTTGAAATACAAGTCCGAAGATATCATCTGGACCGGGTTGCACGATATTCTGGCCGAGCCGCTGTACATGCATCTAACGGCGCGTAGTCAGGTCCTACTGCGAAACCTCTTGCCCGACGTGAGCCGCCTCAACCCCGAGCAGCAGGCATACGTTCAGCATCGCGCGTCGGTTGACTTTGTTGTATTCAATCGAGTGACCAAGCAATCGTTACTGGCTATCGAGGTCGACGGCTTCGCCTTCCACGAGAACAACCCGGATCAACTACGACGAGACGCGCTCAAGAACGATATTCTGGGGATCTATCAGATGCCGCTTCTGCGGCTGCCAACCACGGGCAGTGGCGAGGACCAGCGGATCCGGGAGGCATTGAACAATGCAGAAGAACATGGGGCTCGGTTGTCAATGCTGTGA
- a CDS encoding SGNH/GDSL hydrolase family protein, giving the protein MMKALDRPIATMQGLWLKTTIKMAPPAAGPTTGTVGTSMTRRPYRVAVLGDSTAAGCGVDNHDESFTGWLARELTARTQRPVQWQVIGQFGATARRIRYRLLSQTGEELDAAVLLAGANDVMSGRHLDEWAADLAAIVDDLMERSGHVIVAGLPPFALFPSVPTALGRVLTARAEALDEVSRNICRTRPRTTWVTTTEVPPRHFFATDRFHLSAAGYRRWAQVVADHIPV; this is encoded by the coding sequence ATGATGAAGGCATTGGACCGGCCGATCGCCACGATGCAGGGCTTGTGGCTCAAGACCACCATCAAGATGGCCCCGCCGGCGGCCGGGCCGACCACCGGCACGGTCGGAACGTCCATGACACGCCGGCCCTACCGCGTCGCCGTCCTCGGCGACTCCACGGCGGCAGGGTGCGGGGTCGACAACCATGACGAGAGTTTCACCGGGTGGCTCGCCCGTGAGCTGACCGCGCGCACCCAGCGGCCTGTGCAGTGGCAGGTGATCGGCCAGTTCGGCGCCACCGCGCGCCGGATCCGCTACCGGCTACTGTCGCAGACCGGCGAGGAGCTCGATGCGGCTGTCCTCCTGGCCGGCGCCAACGACGTCATGAGCGGCCGGCACCTCGACGAGTGGGCCGCGGACCTGGCGGCCATCGTCGACGATCTCATGGAGCGCTCCGGCCACGTGATCGTGGCCGGCCTCCCGCCGTTCGCACTGTTTCCGTCGGTCCCCACGGCCCTAGGCCGGGTGCTGACCGCTCGGGCGGAGGCACTCGACGAGGTCTCGCGCAACATCTGCCGGACGCGCCCACGCACGACCTGGGTCACGACGACCGAAGTCCCGCCGCGGCACTTCTTCGCGACGGACCGATTCCATCTTTCGGCGGCCGGCTACCGGCGCTGGGCCCAGGTTGTCGCCGACCACATTCCGGTCTGA
- a CDS encoding TetR/AcrR family transcriptional regulator, with product MAATRTPRDRWIEEGLLVLAEGGPDAVRVEVLAKRLGVTKGGFYGFFDDRDALLRAMLDLWERESTDEVISRVQREGGDPRSQIQRAGVLTFSSDRLLPIDLAIRTWARRDEAVAERLHSVDNRRMALLRQMIGTFCSDPDEIEARALLAFCMAIGVHFLTADHEQRSRSEVAQRAVDLLFDRAPRSATAETAARKP from the coding sequence GTGGCTGCCACCCGCACGCCCCGCGACAGGTGGATCGAGGAGGGCCTGCTGGTCTTGGCCGAGGGCGGCCCGGACGCGGTCCGGGTCGAAGTGCTCGCGAAGCGGCTCGGCGTCACCAAGGGCGGTTTCTACGGCTTCTTCGACGACCGTGACGCGCTGCTGCGCGCAATGCTCGACCTGTGGGAGCGCGAGAGCACGGACGAGGTGATCTCGCGCGTCCAGCGTGAAGGTGGCGACCCACGCAGCCAGATCCAGCGGGCCGGTGTGCTCACGTTCTCGAGCGACCGGTTGCTACCGATCGACCTCGCGATCCGCACCTGGGCGCGGCGTGATGAGGCGGTCGCCGAGCGGCTGCACTCGGTGGACAACCGACGGATGGCGCTGCTGCGCCAGATGATCGGCACCTTCTGTTCGGACCCGGACGAGATCGAGGCCCGCGCCCTGCTCGCCTTCTGCATGGCGATCGGCGTGCACTTCCTGACCGCCGATCACGAGCAGCGCAGCCGGAGTGAAGTTGCGCAGCGCGCAGTCGACCTGTTGTTCGATCGCGCACCCCGCTCCGCGACGGCCGAAACGGCGGCACGCAAGCCCTGA
- a CDS encoding DUF1330 domain-containing protein, whose product MPKGYWVSVYRTISDPEKLDAYNKLAAPAVKAGGGRTFVRGGRVVAHDAGIAERTILVEFDSFEQAVAAHESAAYQEALVALSDGVERDFRIVEGID is encoded by the coding sequence ATGCCCAAGGGCTACTGGGTCAGCGTGTACCGCACCATTTCAGACCCTGAGAAGCTGGATGCCTACAACAAGCTGGCCGCTCCGGCCGTCAAGGCCGGGGGCGGTCGGACCTTCGTGCGCGGCGGTCGGGTCGTGGCGCATGACGCCGGAATCGCCGAGCGCACCATCCTGGTCGAGTTCGACAGCTTCGAGCAGGCCGTCGCGGCGCACGAGAGTGCGGCCTACCAGGAGGCACTGGTCGCCCTCTCCGACGGCGTCGAGCGCGACTTCCGCATCGTCGAAGGCATCGACTGA
- a CDS encoding NAD-dependent epimerase/dehydratase family protein, whose protein sequence is MGVLQVRVVVTGGTGRAGQWVVRLLAEAGHEVVNFDVVNRPELELPGQFCRVDLTDAGKVYDALFQFRPDGICHLAANPAPSGQAQVDVFDNNVLSAHNLMQAAGDLGVSRVVYASSEMATGLLTEGTVPTQIPFDETERHPSPNAYALSKYLSEVIADSLAVRYPQTAWVGLRINNVIPPDSYDRFVDEWEDPGRSKGNFWSYIDARDVGTAYRAALEGTSSGHEVCLIAAADTRAKRGLRELMAEYYDGYDRFAGDYEDPRSAFDCAKMKALFGWTPSYSWRTQ, encoded by the coding sequence ATGGGAGTTCTTCAGGTGCGAGTTGTCGTGACGGGCGGAACGGGACGGGCCGGACAGTGGGTCGTTCGCCTCCTGGCGGAGGCAGGCCACGAGGTCGTGAATTTCGACGTCGTCAACAGGCCGGAGCTGGAGCTGCCCGGACAGTTCTGCAGGGTCGATCTCACCGATGCGGGCAAGGTGTACGACGCGTTGTTCCAGTTCCGTCCGGACGGCATCTGTCACCTCGCGGCGAACCCGGCTCCGAGCGGCCAGGCGCAGGTCGACGTCTTCGACAACAACGTACTGAGTGCCCACAACCTCATGCAGGCAGCGGGCGACCTCGGGGTCTCGCGAGTCGTGTACGCCTCGAGTGAGATGGCGACCGGCCTGCTGACCGAGGGCACAGTGCCGACGCAGATCCCGTTCGACGAGACCGAGCGGCACCCGTCCCCGAACGCATACGCGCTGAGCAAGTACCTCAGCGAGGTGATCGCGGACTCGCTCGCGGTCCGCTATCCGCAGACGGCCTGGGTGGGGCTCCGGATCAACAACGTCATTCCGCCGGACAGCTACGACCGGTTCGTCGACGAGTGGGAAGACCCGGGCCGTAGCAAGGGGAACTTCTGGAGCTACATCGACGCCCGGGACGTCGGCACCGCCTATCGCGCGGCGCTGGAAGGGACGAGCAGCGGTCACGAAGTCTGTCTGATCGCAGCGGCCGACACCCGGGCGAAGCGGGGACTGCGCGAGCTGATGGCTGAGTACTACGACGGCTACGACCGCTTCGCCGGCGATTACGAGGACCCGAGGTCGGCCTTCGACTGCGCCAAGATGAAGGCGTTGTTCGGTTGGACCCCCAGCTACAGCTGGCGAACCCAGTAG
- a CDS encoding glycoside hydrolase family 36 protein → MTLVDATTVLPHLTLLRLGPGTGLSTEPATEVGVPVTLTAPAGAELSVRIEAELGDAVGYWHPSQGSMRTLPADWAGRVVTSLVHSAPMGVLYNADGQVLFGWAADRPVDELTIRYGVSEEHKTFAVEFHSPAAGEQRLQLVLDAAGGSVAEVVQRLAGWMSGRIEAPALTAPKLALEPVYSTWYTFTQDINADVIESEAALAVPMGCRTVFIDDGWQRLAVGRGYQGCGDWVPDPDKFPDLLAHVRRVRALGAGVVLWVAPLLLGTNSDAYANLAEYATQRRAPDDCFVLDPRHREVREHLADVCLRLVTDYEIDGLKIDFLDTAMRYQGTPPVGDIHDVGEAMAALLGLLRTRLDQAGHGDVVFEFRQPYVSPAIARFGQILRAGDCPADAVVNLRSTVDCRLLSAGQVVHSDPMMWSPGGGPEAVAQQVYAGLFSVPQISMRLADLPADQAEALTGLVGWWRDLAPVVLEGSIEVTGTERGYTTVRAVHDALGRAVVGVYAPVVVDLEADLPSEVTLVNATAASSVVVRTRTRSITAVVLRSPSATDVGAVGPSAADLVELPIAPYGSAVLTLG, encoded by the coding sequence GTGACACTCGTCGATGCCACCACCGTCCTACCTCACCTCACTCTGCTGCGTCTCGGGCCCGGCACCGGCCTGAGCACCGAACCGGCCACCGAGGTCGGCGTCCCGGTGACGCTGACGGCCCCCGCAGGGGCCGAGCTGAGTGTGCGGATCGAGGCCGAGCTCGGCGACGCCGTCGGATACTGGCACCCGAGTCAGGGGTCGATGCGGACACTGCCCGCCGACTGGGCCGGTCGGGTGGTCACCAGTCTGGTCCACTCGGCACCGATGGGGGTGCTCTACAACGCCGACGGTCAGGTCCTGTTCGGCTGGGCCGCCGATCGGCCGGTCGACGAGCTGACGATCCGGTACGGCGTGTCGGAGGAGCACAAGACCTTCGCTGTCGAGTTCCACTCCCCCGCCGCCGGTGAGCAGCGACTCCAGCTGGTGCTGGATGCAGCCGGCGGGTCCGTGGCGGAGGTTGTCCAGCGGCTGGCGGGCTGGATGTCGGGCCGGATCGAAGCGCCGGCTCTCACGGCACCAAAGCTGGCACTCGAACCCGTTTACTCGACCTGGTACACCTTCACCCAGGACATCAACGCCGACGTGATCGAGTCCGAGGCGGCTCTTGCGGTGCCGATGGGGTGCCGCACAGTGTTCATCGACGACGGCTGGCAGCGCCTGGCCGTCGGACGCGGCTATCAAGGCTGCGGCGACTGGGTGCCCGACCCCGACAAGTTCCCCGACCTGCTGGCCCATGTTCGACGCGTCCGCGCGCTCGGTGCCGGTGTCGTGCTCTGGGTGGCTCCGCTACTGCTGGGCACGAACAGCGACGCGTACGCCAATCTGGCCGAGTACGCCACCCAGAGGCGGGCGCCGGACGACTGCTTCGTACTCGACCCGCGGCACCGCGAGGTCCGCGAGCACCTCGCCGACGTCTGCCTGCGCCTGGTCACCGACTACGAGATCGACGGCCTCAAGATCGACTTCCTGGACACCGCGATGCGCTATCAAGGTACGCCACCGGTCGGCGACATCCACGACGTCGGTGAGGCGATGGCGGCCCTGCTCGGTCTGCTCCGGACCAGGCTGGACCAGGCGGGCCACGGCGACGTCGTGTTCGAGTTCCGTCAGCCGTACGTAAGCCCTGCCATCGCCCGCTTCGGGCAGATCCTGCGGGCCGGTGACTGCCCGGCGGATGCGGTGGTCAACCTGCGCTCCACCGTCGACTGCCGGCTGCTGTCCGCCGGGCAGGTCGTCCACTCCGACCCGATGATGTGGAGCCCTGGCGGTGGGCCGGAGGCGGTGGCGCAGCAGGTCTACGCCGGCTTGTTCTCCGTACCGCAGATCTCGATGCGGCTCGCCGACCTGCCGGCCGACCAGGCCGAGGCGCTCACCGGGCTGGTCGGCTGGTGGCGGGACCTGGCCCCGGTGGTACTGGAAGGCAGCATCGAGGTCACCGGAACCGAACGCGGCTACACCACCGTCCGCGCCGTTCACGACGCCCTCGGCCGCGCGGTGGTCGGGGTCTACGCCCCGGTCGTGGTCGACCTCGAAGCCGACCTCCCCAGCGAGGTCACGCTGGTGAACGCCACCGCTGCCTCGTCGGTCGTGGTCCGCACCCGTACTCGCTCGATCACCGCGGTGGTGCTCCGTTCGCCGAGCGCGACCGACGTCGGCGCTGTCGGCCCATCCGCTGCCGACCTCGTGGAGTTGCCCATCGCACCGTACGGCAGTGCAGTCCTGACCCTCGGTTGA
- a CDS encoding outer membrane protein assembly factor BamB family protein, with protein sequence MSRAGAGHLAPGSDPSVLPGPVLIADRDNNRVLVVDPQGRVRWQFPRKGDLAPGQKFPVPDDAFFSPDGRQIIVTEEDSQVVTVVDVARHRIVWRHGRLNKPGGGTSRLHHPDDAMMLRSGNVVVADIMNCRVLEMFPRSSGVLWHAGLPGTCVHNPPRQYGSPNGMFPLGNGHFLITEINGDWVDEIDQHGHVFWSTHPPGVTYPSDTNRYGPNAYLTVDYSDPGQVLLFDKSGKVLWRFRHGGARGLSKPSLALPLPNGDIILNDDANDRVIVVDPKKNRIVWQYGHKGAPGSGPGHLNNPDGLDLLPPHSYADSLH encoded by the coding sequence GTGTCGCGCGCCGGTGCCGGCCACCTCGCGCCCGGGTCGGACCCGAGCGTGCTTCCCGGGCCGGTCCTGATCGCGGACCGGGACAACAACCGCGTTCTCGTGGTCGACCCGCAGGGCAGAGTGCGCTGGCAGTTCCCGCGGAAAGGCGACCTTGCACCAGGCCAGAAGTTCCCGGTGCCCGACGACGCGTTCTTCAGTCCGGACGGCCGTCAGATCATCGTCACCGAGGAGGACTCCCAGGTTGTCACCGTCGTCGACGTGGCGCGGCACAGGATCGTGTGGCGCCACGGCAGACTGAACAAACCGGGCGGCGGAACGTCACGCCTGCACCACCCTGACGACGCGATGATGCTGCGCTCGGGGAACGTCGTCGTGGCCGACATCATGAACTGCCGGGTCCTCGAGATGTTCCCGCGCAGCAGCGGAGTGCTCTGGCATGCAGGGCTGCCGGGGACCTGTGTGCACAACCCGCCCCGGCAGTACGGCAGTCCGAACGGGATGTTCCCGCTGGGCAACGGCCACTTCCTCATCACCGAGATCAACGGTGACTGGGTGGACGAGATCGACCAGCATGGGCACGTCTTCTGGTCGACCCACCCGCCCGGCGTGACCTACCCTTCCGACACCAACCGCTACGGGCCGAACGCCTACCTCACTGTCGACTACTCCGACCCGGGCCAGGTGCTGCTGTTCGACAAGTCGGGCAAGGTGCTATGGCGCTTCCGGCATGGAGGCGCGCGCGGGCTGTCCAAGCCGTCGCTCGCACTCCCACTGCCGAACGGCGACATCATCCTCAACGACGACGCGAACGACCGTGTCATCGTCGTCGACCCGAAGAAGAACCGGATCGTGTGGCAGTACGGACACAAGGGAGCGCCCGGAAGCGGCCCCGGTCACCTGAACAACCCCGACGGCCTCGACCTGCTGCCGCCGCACTCCTACGCCGATTCGCTGCACTGA